One region of Passer domesticus isolate bPasDom1 chromosome 19, bPasDom1.hap1, whole genome shotgun sequence genomic DNA includes:
- the CRYBA1 gene encoding LOW QUALITY PROTEIN: beta-crystallin A3 (The sequence of the model RefSeq protein was modified relative to this genomic sequence to represent the inferred CDS: deleted 1 base in 1 codon), whose protein sequence is MGEAAVPPELDTDPAAKMAQTNPLPVPMGPWKITVYDQENFQGKRMEFTSACPNIMECGFDNIRSLKVECGAWVGYEHTGFCGQQFILERGEYPRWDAWSGSNAYHIERLMSFRPVCSANHKESKITIFEKDNFIGRQWEIADDYPSLQAMGWANNEVGSMKIQCGAWVCYQYPGYRGYQYVLEFDHHGGDYKHWREWGSHAQTSQIQSIRRVQQ, encoded by the exons ATGGGCGAAGCAGCAGTA CCGCCTGAGCTAG aCACCGATCCAGCAGCAAAGATGGCTCAGACGAACCCTCTGCCTGTTCCCATGGGCCCGTGGAAG ATCACCGTGTACGACCAAGAAAACTTCCAGGGCAAGAGGATGGAGTTCACTTCGGCCTGTCCAAACATCATGGAATGTGGCTTCGACAACATCCGCTCGCTGAAGGTGGAATGTGGCGC CTGGGTGGGTTACGAGCACACCGGCTTCTGCGGGCAGCAGTTCATCCTGGAGAGGGGAGAGTACCCGCGCTGGGACGCCTGGAGCGGCAGCAACGCCTACCACATCGAGCGCCTGATGTCCTTCCGCCCCGTCTGCTCCGCC AATCACAAGGAATCCAAGATCACCATTTTTGAGAAAGACAACTTCATCGGCCGCCAGTGGGAGATTGCTGATGACTACCCCTCGCTGCAGGCCATGGGCTGGGCCAACAACGAAGTGGGCTCCATGAAGATCCAGTGTGGCGC CTGGGTGTGCTACCAGTATCCCGGGTACCGTGGCTACCAGTACGTGCTGGAGTTTGACCACCACGGTGGAGACTACAAGCACTGGAGAGAGTGGGGCTCGCACGCCCAGACCTCCCAGATCCAATCCATCAGGCGTGTCCAGCAGTAG
- the LOC135283839 gene encoding neurofilament heavy polypeptide-like yields the protein MAFSSRFAFWEQKVKDEDKSLAVKRPVKEDGASESPKDAASAPPKAEPPKPEPVKSPEPAKSPEPPPGRGKSPEPVLNGAAENGLEGAAPEAQGDDGQGLSRRKVVRVVRKVVRKVLPGEDAGSAKEPGRDAKSPEPVPPPRKEEAGRAAVPAPPAPPPPPSVVPSAPAKPEPKDEISEGLKTLMAKGKSKEHRPRLRPGDRQKSPEPAAGDTKLSPSPGAEAKPEPPVSGGKAEPAKASALKPTALERHKKLQTSEKRPTPVKNAPAAPQQAAPGPASPGPTHVLSPSEEAQLRLERIFTTSVIPEVLVLACRLPRDGEAWAACGCPRLPCALHTVTVPLCLAANPMVHLWVTLAAGNG from the exons ATGGCGTTCTCATCCCGGTTTGCGTTCTGGGAGCAGA AGGTCAAGGACGAGGACAAATCTTTAGCTGTGAAAAGACCCGTGAAGGAGGATGGGGCT TCAGAGAGCCCGAAGGATGCAGCGTCTGCGCCCCCGAAAGCTGAGCCCCCAAAACCTGAGCCTGTGAAGAGCCCCGAACCTGCaaagagccccgagccacctcCTGGGAGAGGGAAGAGCCCAGAGCCGGTGCTGAACGGGGCAGCTGAGAACGGGCTGGAGGGCGCAGCCCCCGAGGCACAGGGAGATGACGGCCAGGGGCTGTCCCGCCGCAAGGTGGTCCGCGTGGTGCGCAAGGTGGTCCGCAAAGTGCTGCCAGGGGAGGACgctggcagtgccaaggagcCAGGCCGAGATGCCAAGTCTCCTGAGCCGGTGCCACCCCCGAGGAAGGAGGAAGCAGGCcgtgctgctgtcccagcccccccagccccgccaCCTCCCCCCTCCGTGGTGCCTTCAGCCCCTGCCAAGCCGGAACCCAAGGATGAGATCTCAGAGGGGCTCAAAACCCTCATGGCAAAGGGCAAATCCAAGGAGCACCGGCCGCGGCTCCGGCCGGGGGACAGGCAGAAGTCCCCTGAGCCCgctgctggggacacaaagcTGTCCCCGTCCCCGGGCGCTGAAGCCAAACCAGAGCCACCAGTTTCAGGAGGGAAAGCGGAGCCGGCAAAGGCGTCTGCTCTGAAACCCACGGCCCTGGAGAGGCACAAG AAGCTGCAGACCAGCGAGAAGCGGCCGACCCCTGTGAAAAATGCCCCAGCTGCCCCCCAGCAG gctgcccctggccctgcTTCCCCTGGCCCCACACACGTGCTGAGCCCGTCTGAGGAGGCGCAGCTCCGGCTGGAGAGGATCTTCACCACTTCTGTAATTCCAGAGGTGTTGGTGCTTGCGTGTCGccttcccagggatggggaggcaTGGGCAGCGTGTGGCTGCCCCAGATTGCCATGTGCTCTGCACACAGTGACTGTACCCCTGTGTCTGGCTGCCAACCCCATGGTCCATCTGTGGGTGACACTGGCAGCAGGGAATGGATGA